In Haematobia irritans isolate KBUSLIRL chromosome 1, ASM5000362v1, whole genome shotgun sequence, a genomic segment contains:
- the Pnn gene encoding desmosome associated protein-like protein pinnin: MDATGGKNCSDLKLELTNARDTLLVLNDSIRRIIGRPKHTKDRSEKKSSYDVDSLKYKYADSSTNKRGVGPKSVFKRLSSPTKPADETKPPRRLTSRVIRELPSRQDIVNAQCADSESRARNRRMFGSLLGTLHKFCQEESRLKQKEEKKAQIEKKLEQQEIIERESLKKERQSLFLYRKRKQMEIKSLERKISRVQDFEVWEASANNMKTFIKTKTKPSIYFKPKILSSQTEKLLAESETALSKSISEKKSSLNQELREMEEDLDAADISMEDNVEKDDSLSDIPNASERNNMNYSNEKEEKDSLLKENKLRGISEPTLNSVVVNIDGCNEFR, translated from the exons ATGGACGCGACAGGAGGGAAAAACTGTAGTGATTTGAAACTCGAATTAACTAATGCTCGGGATACTCTGCTTGTTTTAAATGATAGCATAAGACGAATAATTGGAAGACCGAAACACACCAAAGATag ATCCGAAAAGAAGAGTTCATATGATGTTGATAGTCTGAAATATAAGTATGCGGATTCCAGTACAAACAAAAGAGGTGTCGGTCCTAAATCAGTTTTTAAAAGGTTGTCATCACCAACAAAACCTGCAGATGAAACAAAGCCACCTAGACGGCTAACGTCTCGCGTTATACGCGAGTTACCATCGCGTCAGGACATAGTTAATGCACAGTGTGCGGACTCCGAATCTAGAGCTAGGAACCGTCGCATGTTTGGTTCTCTCCTTGGAACATTACATAAATTCTGCCAAGAAGAATCACGTCTAAAACAGAAGGAGGAGAAAAAGGCACAAATCGAGAAAAAATTGGAACAACAAGAAATTATTGAGCGAGAGTCGCTAAAGAAAGAAAGACAGTCATTATTCTTATACCGAAAACGTAAACAAATGGAAATTAAGAGTTTGGAAAGAAAAATTAGTCGTGTACAAGATTTTGAAGTATGGGAAGCGTCAGCGAATAATATGAAGACatttatcaaaacaaaaacaaagcctAGTATATACTTTAAACCTAAGATCTTAAGCTCACAAACGGAAAAACTTCTTGCTGAAAGCGAAACTGCTTTATCAAAAAGTATAAGTGAAAAGAAATCTTCTCTTAATCAAGAACTTAGAGAGATGGAGGAAGATCTTGATGCTGCTGATATTAGCATGGAAGATAATGTAGAGAAAGACGATAGTTTAAGTGACATCCCAAATGCTTCAGAGAGGAATAATATGAACTATTCCAATGAAAAGGAAGAAAAAG ATTCTCTTCTTAAAGAAAACAAGCTCCGGGGCATTTCTGAGCCTACATTGAACAGCGTTGTAGTAAATATCGACGGTTGTAATGAGTTTCGGTGA